A section of the Clostridium sp. TW13 genome encodes:
- a CDS encoding glycosyltransferase family 2 protein: protein MEIAILIPCYNEEKTVGKVIDDFKNELPEAKIYVYDNNSKDKTSEIAKEHGAIVRREYRQGKGNVVRSMFRDINADIYVMVDGDDTYPAEFVHQLIDPIAKGRANMTIGDRLSNGSYKGENKRKFHNLGNDMVKTFINLLFKSKLNDIMTGYRAFDKEFVKNMPVLSDGFQIETEITIHALHRKFLVEEIPIAYRDRPEGSFSKLNTFSDGFKVLKTIGGLFKDYKPMIFFTTLFIILLILGVLTGVPVIDEFIKFRFIRKVPSAILAVGFVVLASISLLCAIILDNNVKNDRAAYELNLNRYKDIEQERSLRDE from the coding sequence TTGGAAATAGCAATTTTAATACCATGTTATAATGAAGAAAAAACGGTTGGAAAAGTAATTGATGACTTTAAGAATGAATTGCCAGAAGCTAAAATATATGTTTATGACAATAATTCTAAGGATAAAACTTCAGAAATTGCTAAAGAACATGGAGCTATTGTAAGAAGAGAATATAGACAAGGAAAAGGAAATGTTGTAAGGTCTATGTTTAGAGATATTAATGCTGATATATATGTAATGGTGGATGGAGATGATACTTATCCAGCAGAATTTGTACATCAATTAATAGACCCTATTGCCAAAGGAAGAGCAAATATGACTATTGGAGATAGATTGTCTAATGGTTCGTATAAAGGAGAGAATAAAAGAAAGTTTCACAACTTAGGAAACGATATGGTGAAAACATTTATAAATCTTCTATTTAAAAGTAAACTAAATGATATAATGACTGGATATAGAGCTTTTGATAAAGAGTTTGTGAAAAATATGCCTGTATTAAGTGATGGATTTCAAATTGAAACAGAGATTACTATCCATGCATTGCATAGAAAGTTTTTAGTTGAGGAAATTCCTATAGCATACAGAGATAGACCTGAAGGAAGTTTCTCTAAATTGAATACTTTTAGTGATGGATTTAAAGTATTAAAGACAATAGGTGGTTTATTTAAAGATTATAAGCCTATGATATTTTTTACAACATTATTTATTATTTTGTTAATATTAGGTGTTTTGACAGGTGTACCTGTAATTGATGAATTTATAAAGTTTAGATTTATAAGAAAGGTCCCTTCAGCTATTTTAGCAGTAGGTTTTGTAGTATTAGCAAGTATATCATTACTTTGCGCAATAATTTTGGATAATAATGTAAAGAATGATAGGGCCGCATACGAATTGAATTTGAATAGATATAAAGATATAGAGCAAGAGAGGAGTTTAAGGGATGAGTAA
- a CDS encoding L-lactate dehydrogenase, translating to MLVNKLRKVAVVGTGLVGSSTAFSLANQCVCEEIILIDINKERAFGEVLDISHGVEYFSSRTQIKTGEYKDCEDVDVVVITAGAPPRAGQTRLDTLEMSAKVVESIINPIMDSGFNGIFVMISNPVDIITYHVWKLSGLPRNKVIGTGTSLDSARLKSLLSEQLGVDPRSIQAYSMGEHGDSQMVPWSHVYVGGKPFSKIREENPDTYGALDLDALVLKTANLGWDVVNRKGTTYYGIASAAVGIIKSILHNEKRVIPVSTIIEGVYNQDKPIAISVPAIIGIDGVEDVVVIDMTKEEEEKFDKSAKVIRDYISKLGY from the coding sequence ATGTTAGTAAACAAATTAAGAAAAGTAGCTGTTGTGGGCACTGGGTTAGTGGGATCTAGTACAGCATTTAGTTTGGCAAATCAATGTGTTTGTGAAGAAATTATTTTAATTGATATTAATAAGGAAAGGGCATTTGGTGAAGTACTTGATATTTCACATGGTGTTGAGTATTTTTCCAGTAGAACGCAAATAAAAACAGGTGAATACAAGGACTGTGAGGATGTAGATGTAGTTGTTATAACAGCTGGAGCACCACCAAGAGCAGGACAGACAAGATTAGACACGCTTGAAATGAGTGCTAAAGTAGTAGAATCAATCATAAATCCAATAATGGACTCTGGATTTAATGGGATTTTTGTTATGATATCAAATCCTGTAGATATTATAACGTATCATGTTTGGAAGCTATCTGGATTACCTAGAAATAAGGTAATTGGAACTGGTACATCTTTAGATTCAGCTCGATTAAAATCATTATTATCTGAACAGTTGGGAGTTGATCCAAGAAGTATTCAGGCATATTCTATGGGTGAACATGGGGATTCACAAATGGTACCTTGGTCACATGTATATGTTGGGGGAAAACCTTTTTCTAAAATCAGAGAAGAAAATCCAGATACATATGGAGCTTTAGATTTAGATGCTTTAGTACTGAAAACAGCTAATTTGGGTTGGGATGTTGTTAATAGAAAAGGAACTACTTATTATGGAATTGCATCAGCAGCAGTTGGAATAATAAAGTCTATACTTCATAATGAGAAGAGAGTTATTCCAGTATCAACAATAATAGAAGGGGTTTATAATCAAGATAAACCTATAGCAATATCTGTTCCAGCTATAATCGGAATAGATGGGGTAGAAGATGTTGTAGTTATTGATATGACTAAAGAAGAAGAAGAGAAGTTTGATAAATCAGCAAAGGTGATAAGAGATTATATAAGCAAGTTAGGATATTAA